In the Rhinopithecus roxellana isolate Shanxi Qingling chromosome 16, ASM756505v1, whole genome shotgun sequence genome, CTGGGGGCCGAGGGGTTGGTAAGAGAGAAGAGGTCGACCTTCCTACCCACAGTGGTGGCCCGTGGGAACAGCCCCCCTAGCTTGTGTGGATGTATGTAGGGACAAAATAGAGAGCAGCTGGAAGCAGTTCTGTCTGCACAGGATGAGGGTGGAAAGCACATGGATAGGAATTCTTCCTGTCACTCTCCTTGATCATGGCATGGTAGAAATGGAAATCTTTAATACTgaagggaaggggagaatgaGCCTCGAAGCTGATACCTATACCAATACccacctcacccacctcccaggCCTCAAAAGTGTCTGAAGGTACAGACGTATTCTGGGACTTGTTGTTTTTGCTGGCCTTGCTCCCTTGGCATGTTGGGAGCTGTAGTCCTTGCCAGCCACAGCCTGGCACAGCTGTTTGATGCCAGTTGCTGCCCACCCCCTGCACAAAGAGTGAGGTTTGGCTTACTCTGCCCTGCCCCCCTCCCCTGCAGTCCTGCCCCATGAGTCAGCTTGAAGCCATGGTCTACAGCCAGACTGGCtgggtggcaggggagtgaatCTTAGAGCGTCTTGTTGACAGGGTGGGAACTGAGAGGGCTCTGGGGTTAATGAGCAGATGCCAGGTATGCTGGGGTCAAGTAGGGCATCATGTCATCCCCTGGCTTCCTCAGGGCAAGGGGTCAAGAGGGCAACTGGGATGACCTGGAAGTGGTAGTGCTAAGGAAAAGGCCCTTCCTGAATCTGTGTGACTTGGGTGGAGGAAAGAAGGGGTAGAAATTAGTGCAGGTTGTACCTTCTGACAAAGTTGCTTGCAGATAGGTTAGTGCAGGTTGCCATTGGTGTTCTGCCCTTTCCAGCCATCCCACCCACCACAGGGAAGCAGGATTTTCTTGGGGATCCCAATTCTTAGGAGAATTTGGTGAAATGGGATAGTGGGGTACAATGATGGGAACTTGGTGTAGGAGAGCTTTTCAGTCCCTGGGTACAAATCTCTCCTTTCTGCCTGCCCCCCACCCCGCACCTCCACCTCTTTTCCGGATTCTCCCTTGTACAATTAATCTCTCTATTTCTCTCATCTGGGAAATTTTTCTCTCCACTGACAGGACTGCTGCCCAGATTTCTGGGACTTACATTCTACCTTTTTTGAGCCCTACTGTGTGCTTTCCCCTGTACTTGGGGTTAGATGGAGGGGTGAGACACAGATCTGTCCTCAGGACCTCCTCTATGGTCAGTCTAGAAGATGCCTTACCCACAGGAGTGAGCAGAACTGTTATTGAGCTTATAGGAAGTAGTAACGCTGCCGTAGGTGAGGTCTCAGAGGAGGGAGAGATGCTTATGGTCTGGGGTGGACAGAGCAGACTTTCTGGAGGAGATGGCATTTGGCCTATCCAAGGAGGAAGAGTCTTGGGTAGGCATTCAAAGGGCAGTCCTTGAAGGGGAAAGGGCTCTGTGAATGTCAGACAGCATAGGCTAATGTGCAAAGGAGAAGGCTGACCCTGGGGGCAGTTGGCTTTCAACTTGACATTCCCCTCACCCTAGTATGGGCTGGAATAGTTAGTGAAGACCATGTTATGCACCAGTGGTTTGGGGTTTTGGTGTTGGGTGTGTGAGCACTGGGGGAGGGGCGTGGAGAGGTACTCCCTGGTTGCTTCCAGCTGACTCTGACTGCTGAGGCCTTATCTCTAGTTTGCAGGGCCTTGCAGGAGGGCCCTGGAAAGTGCCTTCTGGCAGTGACCCATTCCCCTTCCCCCTCTTGTTTTTGGTCGGATTTGTTGCCTCTTGTTAAAGAGACAGGCTGCTTGCTGGAGGTAATTTGGAGTTCAGGGCTGAAGGGCCAGCTTTGAGCTGACTTGAGCTGACTTTGTACCTCTGAGGACCGCTGATGGGGTGTAACTGTGTGTGAGACCTCTGCCCTTAGTGCCCTAGGATGGCACTTGTCTCTTTGGAGATAGACATATAAGAAGCAGTTGTGCAATTTGGTGGCTTTGAGTAAGACAGCTGAATTCTTCCCCTGGCCACCTCTCAGCTGGCATGGTCTTTTGGGTCTTGGGGGTCTCTCATCCCTTCCTCCATGTAGGGCAGGAGTCCCCAAATGGTGGCCCTGACAAGTAGTTATTCTACATCAACTCACTTGTCACATCCTTATTATACTGAGCCAAGACCTGCCTCTCTGACTCCTTAGGTAGCCCAACTCTGCCATCTGGGCCCTGGATCCCAAACGTACCCTTTCTGTTCCTGAAGAGCCTCTCACATGGGAGAAGGATGTCCTGGGGTATACTATATTAGCCTATAATTGGTGAAAGGCCTTACTGCTGGCTCCAGTGATCCTGGCTTATGTCTGTTCTTCCCTCCTCAGGGTCCTGCTGAGCTCAGGAGCTGCACGGAATGGTGGCAGTCACCTTGCCAGTGCAGCAGGCATGGATCAGACTGCAAGCTAAGGGCACAAGGCATCAGTTGGGAAGAGGGGATGCACAGCTAGGCTTGAGGCCTCTTCATCGGGGTGAGTACCAGGGAGAAGGCAGGGAAGAAGCCTGAGCTAAACCTGTCACCCTCTCAGGAGTTCTAAGAGTGGTCTCTATATTCCATTAGTCCATCCAGGGATTTGTACACATTCATCCCTGGGAACCCATCAAAGTCACCCCTTCAGGCAAGGAGAGGGTCTGAAACTCAGCTGGAAGGAAGAATACTCATTGATTCCCCTGAccaccttttcttctcttctcttacaCAGATGtccccagcccaggcccagcATAAAGGCCGTGTTGGGGGGCCCCCCTGACCCAAGGGGGGCTTCATGCGCCACGTGCAGGCGGAGCTGTCTCCATCCTCAGAGCCAGAGGCTGGCCCTTCACAGCCTCCAGTCAGGCAGGGGGCCCTCCAGGGTGGCCTGCTCATGGGCTACAGCCCAGCAGGGGGGGCGACATCCCCCGGGGTCTACCAGGTATCCATCTTTTCCCCTCCGGCTGGTACCTCTGAGCCTCATAGGGCCCTGAAACGACAAGCCCCACCCACTGAGGGTCCCCGGGAGCTGAAGAGAGGCCCTGGGCTGGGGGCCAGAGAGGGACTACCCCCTGAAGAACCACCTCCTGTGGGGCTCTTGGGCCCAGAGGGACTGGGGCTGGGACTAGGTGTGGCCAGCCAGCATTTCTCCCACCGTGGCCTCTGTGTTGTGGAACAGAGAAGTAGTGTCACCTCATCTTGGACTTCAGGGGCCTGGAGTCTCCCCTGCCCCCCATCAAATGCTTCCTGCAATACTTTGCACACCAGAGACTGGGCCTCCCCAGATCCAGGGGGACAGGGGTCCCTGGGGGAGTCCCCAGGGCCAGCCCCTCCAGGCCAGCTGCACACACTTGACACTGATTTGCACAGTCTTGCACAAATAGGGGGTAAGAGCCCAGTGGCTGGGGTGGGCAATGGGGGTAGCCTCTGGCCTAGGGAGTCCCCTGGCACTGCCAATGGGCACAGTCCCGAGCACACACCCCCTGGCCCTGGACCTCCAGGCCCCTGCCCCACCAAGCGAAGGCTGCTTCCTGCTGGAGAAGCCCCAGATGTCAGCTCTGAGGAAGAGGGGCCAGCCCCCCGGAGGCGCCGGGGATCCCTGGGCCACCCTACTGCTGCCAACAGTTCTGATGCCAAAGCCACATCCTTCTGGAGCCACCTGCTGCCTGGGCCCAAAGAGCCTGTTTTGGTAAGCCAATAAAGgagttcatttacttttttttttttttttttttttttgagacggagtctcgctctgtcgcccaggctggagtgcagtggccggatctcagcttactgcaagctccgcctcccgggttcacgccattctcctgcctcagcctcccgagtagctgggactacaggcgcccgctacctcgcccggctagttttttgtattttttttttagtagagacggggtttcaccgggttagccaggatggtctcgatctcctgaccttgtgatctgcccgtctcggcctcccaaagtgctgggattacaggcttgagccaccgcgcccggccgtttcttttgtttttttgttttttttgagatggggtctcactccatcattgctgaagtgcagtggcacaatctcagctcactacaacctcctcctcccaggctcaagt is a window encoding:
- the FAM214B gene encoding protein FAM214B isoform X1 encodes the protein MRHVQAELSPSSEPEAGPSQPPVRQGALQGGLLMGYSPAGGATSPGVYQVSIFSPPAGTSEPHRALKRQAPPTEGPRELKRGPGLGAREGLPPEEPPPVGLLGPEGLGLGLGVASQHFSHRGLCVVEQRSSVTSSWTSGAWSLPCPPSNASCNTLHTRDWASPDPGGQGSLGESPGPAPPGQLHTLDTDLHSLAQIGGKSPVAGVGNGGSLWPRESPGTANGHSPEHTPPGPGPPGPCPTKRRLLPAGEAPDVSSEEEGPAPRRRRGSLGHPTAANSSDAKATSFWSHLLPGPKEPVLDPTDCSPTGQRLKGARRLKLSPLRSLRKGPGLLSPPSASPVPTPAVSRTLLGNFEESLLRGRFAPSGHIEGFTAEIGASGSYCPQHVTLPVTVTFFDVSEQNAPAPFLGIVDLNPLGRKGYSVPKVGTVQVTLFNPNQTVVKMFLVTFDFSDMPAAHMTFLRHRLFLVPVGEEGNANPTHRLLCYLLHLRFRSSRSGRLSLHGDIRLLFSRRSLELDTGLPYELQAVTEAPHNPRYSPLP
- the FAM214B gene encoding protein FAM214B isoform X2 yields the protein MRHVQAELSPSSEPEAGPSQPPVRQGALQGGLLMGYSPAGGATSPGVYQVSIFSPPAGTSEPHRALKRQAPPTEGPRELKRGPGLGAREGLPPEEPPPVGLLGPEGLGLGLGVASQHFSHRGLCVVEQRSSVTSSWTSGAWSLPCPPSNASCNTLHTRDWASPDPGGQGSLGESPGPAPPGQLHTLDTDLHSLAQIGGPCPTKRRLLPAGEAPDVSSEEEGPAPRRRRGSLGHPTAANSSDAKATSFWSHLLPGPKEPVLDPTDCSPTGQRLKGARRLKLSPLRSLRKGPGLLSPPSASPVPTPAVSRTLLGNFEESLLRGRFAPSGHIEGFTAEIGASGSYCPQHVTLPVTVTFFDVSEQNAPAPFLGIVDLNPLGRKGYSVPKVGTVQVTLFNPNQTVVKMFLVTFDFSDMPAAHMTFLRHRLFLVPVGEEGNANPTHRLLCYLLHLRFRSSRSGRLSLHGDIRLLFSRRSLELDTGLPYELQAVTEAPHNPRYSPLP